One Hermetia illucens chromosome 4, iHerIll2.2.curated.20191125, whole genome shotgun sequence DNA segment encodes these proteins:
- the LOC119655495 gene encoding uncharacterized protein LOC119655495: MTYLKGFCIKIFLAGVIIAHVAAFYSPKSTPTLNLNYLEFSVDKCRRRCLFKFSSEPPRQHRRHSCGARQDCLMCWDYCKMVPLAYSHVPMGPRIVSDMCNDRNFCMPGCKFACKQFKVKLVSEIGASDTNNL, from the exons ATGACTTATCTGAAAGGATTCtgcattaaaatatttttggcgGGGGTGATTATTGCTCATGTGGCCGCTTTTTATTCCCCAAAATCGACTCCAAcgctaaatttaaattatttagagTTTTCGGTGGACAAGTGCCGACGTAGGTGCCTTTTCAAA ttttctTCGGAACCACCAAGACAGCATAGACGCCACAGTTGTGGAGCACGCCAGGATTGCCTAATGTGTTGGGACTACTGCAAAATGGTTCCTTTGGCGTACTCTCACGTTCCCATGGGACCAAGGATTGTCAGTGATATGTGCAATGATCGAAACTTCTGCATGCCAGGATGCAAGTTTGCATGCAAGCAGTTTAAAGTGAAGCTTGTATCTGAGATTGGTGCTAGTGATACAAACAACCTTTGA